The proteins below come from a single Lasioglossum baleicum chromosome 20, iyLasBale1, whole genome shotgun sequence genomic window:
- the Lap gene encoding phosphatidylinositol-binding clathrin assembly protein lap isoform X1: MAGQTINDRLLAARHSIAGQGLAKSVCKATTEEMIGPKKKHLDYLLHCTNEPNVSIPQLANLLIERSQNTNWTVVFKALITVHHMLCYGNERFTQYLASSNSTFQLSNFLDKSGVQAGARIGYDMSPFIRRYAKYLNEKALSYRTVAFDFCKMKRGKEVGTLRTMNAEKLLKTLPVLQSQLDALLEFDCTANDLTNGVINMAFMLLFRDLIRLFACYNDGIINLLEKYFDMNKKQCREALDLYKKFLIRMDRVGEFLKVAENVGIDKGDIPDLTKAPSSLLDALEQHLASLEGKKGSAANTPTQSASNRTNVKSGVSALSSTSTAFGTAASNNRLDHTGNGHIDEALRQQALAEEEAAMNQYKAKVQSPSGGPSTNPFLSSPTNNADQPIVDLFGAPQAGAANESQKASDDLLQLAGNPFADMFGAPQTAPAQTAQPQNNMWMTNGNGFAAVPPANNNFVTDNSFSSVFGNQDSQSAGAPGTSGSVPNPFMSDFPSLGGQPPQSNAPAFGLFDQQQQQQAAGGADGSGAIGGDGQQPSQTGDLFGAGGQADLFGGDSAVSMAGDGVAGDHAAETASSANLATGKSSATPPSRPPPPTTTGSSTPPAGQGTAAPGKPGAVNPASNASSKSAFDDLNDSIRMALGGSPSRSAPPVAQQIPTAQQAQQPLQQGFGMFDMAANIPATGQPVMPGGPMIGYGISSQVPAGYGSPAKQPISGFDGIGSVIMPTAVAGDNHISAAGQQPNAASTGKVLTGDLDSSLASLAQNLTINKSAQQQVKGMQWNSPKNAAKTGGSVGGWTPQPMAATTGAGYRPMGQGMAQLPPTTLGFPSHAAALGMQGVPMGMQGMRPMMNAMPGGGPGGMMVAGGAAPMMMPNANPMMGANLQQQPQQQPQQPQPAAQPPQNNAVQLDPFGAL, encoded by the exons ATGGCGGGACAGACGATAAACGACAGGCTGCTGGCAGCGAGACACAGCATCGCCGGGCAGGGCCTCGCGAAATCTGTCTGCAAGGCTACCACCGAGGAGATGATAGGCCCCAAGAAGAAACATCTTGACT ATTTACTTCACTGCACGAACGAACCGAACGTGTCGATACCACAGCTGGCGAACCTCTTGATCGAACGGTCGCAAAACACAAATTGGACGGTGGTTTTCAAGGCTCTAATCACGGTGCACCATATGCTCTGCTACGGCAATGAG AGGTTTACACAGTACCTGGCATCCAGCAACAGCACGTTTCAGCTCAGTAATTTTCTCGATAAGAGCGGCGTGCAAG CAGGAGCACGCATCG GCTATGATATGTCACCATTTATCAGGCGATACGCGAAGTACCTCAACGAGAAGGCCCTCTCCTATAGGACCGTGGCGTTCGACTTCTGTAAAATGAAAAGGGG GAAGGAGGTGGGCACCCTGCGCACAATGAACGCTGAGAAATTATTGAAGACTCTGCCGGTGTTGCAGTCGCAGCTGGACGCGCTCTTGGAGTTCGATTGTACAGCGAACGATCTGACGAACGGCGTTATAAACATGGCTTTCATGCTTCTTTTTCGGGACCTGATTCGATTGTTCGCCTGCTACAACGACGGCATTATTAATCTATTAG AAAAGTATTTTGATATGAATAAAAAACAATGCCGCGAGGCCCTGGACTTGTACAAGAAATTTCTTATAAGAATGGATCGGGTCGGTGAATTTTTGAAAGTAGCCGAG AACGTCGGAATCGATAAGGGAGACATACCTGATCTAACAAAG GCCCCAAGTAGTTTACTGGACGCGTTGGAGCAACATCTTGCCTCCCTGGAAGGGAAGAAGGGCTCCGCGGCGAACACGCCCACGCAATCCGCAAG CAATAGAACGAATGTAAAGTCGGGAGTGTCCGCCCTGTCTTCCACCAGTACTGCGTTTGGAACAGCAGCCAGTAATAACCGTCTCGACCACACCGGAAATGGACACATCGACGAAGCACTCAGGCAGCAGGCCCTCGCTGAAGAGGAGGCCGCGATGAACCAGTACAAG GCGAAGGTGCAATCTCCGTCGGGTGGGCCCAGCACAAACCCATTCCTCAGTTCACCGACAAACAATGCCGATCAGCCGATCGTGGATTTGTTTGGCGCACCGCAAGCAGGAGCGGCCAACGAATCTCAG AAAGCGTCGGATGATCTGCTCCAGCTAGCAGGTAATCCGTTCGCGGACATGTTTGGTGCACCTCAGACTGCACCCGCCCAAACAGCGCAGCCACAGAACAACATGTGGATGACTAATGGtaacg GTTTCGCGGCAGTACCACCGGCAAATAATAACTTTGTTACAGATAATAGCTTCTCTTCCGTATTCGGTAATCAAGACTCTCAGTCTG CTGGTGCTCCAGGAACGTCCGGATCCGTACCGAACCCATTCATGTCCGACTTCCCCTCCCTCGGCGGTCAACCACCGCAGTCGAACGCTCCTGCTTTCGGTCTGTTCgatcagcagcagcaacagcaagcTGCTGGTGGAGCAGACGGGAGCGGTGCGATTGGCGGCGACGGTCAACAACCGTCGCAGACCGGAGATCTGTTCGGTGCCGGCGGACAGGCGGACCTCTTCGGAGGTGATTCGGCGGTCTCGATGGCCGGGGACGGGGTCGCCGGGGACCATGCCGCGGAGACAGCGTCCTCGGCGAACCTCGCGACCGGCAAATCGAGTGCAACCCCGCCTTCAAGACCGCCACCTCCCACGACAACCGGTAGCAGCACTCCGCCAGCGGGTCAAGGTACTGCTGCTCCCGGCAAACCCGGCGCTGTAAACCCAGCCTCGAACGCATCCAGCAAGAGCGCTTTCGACGATCTAAACGATAGCATTCGCATGGCACTGGGCGGGTCTCCGTCGCGATCGGCACCCCCTGTCGCTCAACAAATCCCAACCGCGCAACAAGCACAGCAACCTCTGCAACAGGGTTTCGGCATGTTCGATATGGCCGCTAATATACCAGCCACCGGGCAGCCTGTTATGCCTGGTGGACCGATGATCGGCTACGGTATCTCTAGCCAAGTCCCGGCTGGATACGGTTCCCCGGCAAAACAGCCGATCTCAG GTTTTGACGGTATAGGCTCGGTGATAATGCCGACCGCTGTAGCTGGAGATAATCACATTTCAGCAGCAGGACAGCAGCCTAACGCCGCGTCCACCGGCAAAGTATTGACCGGGGACCTTGACAGCAGTCTCGCCAGCCTTGCCCAGAATCTGACTATCAACAAGAGCGCGCAGCAGCAGGTCAA GGGAATGCAGTGGAACTCGCCTAAGAACGCTGCGAAGACCGGTGGCTCGGTCGGCGGATGGACACCTCAGCCAATGGCAGCGACCACGGGCGCTGGTTATCGTCCAATG GGTCAAGGAATGGCGCAGCTTCCTCCAACTACCCTGGGCTTCCCTAGCCACGCCGCAGCGTTG GGAATGCAAGGTGTCCCAATGGGCATGCAGGGCATGAGGCCGATGATGAACGCAATGCCTGGCGGTGGTCCCGGCGGCATGATGGTTGCAGGAGGAGCCGCGCCAATGATGATGCCCAATGCGAATCCCATGATGGGTGCTAATCTACAACAGCAACCGCAACAGCAACCGCAACAACCTCAGCCTGCTGCGCAACCACCGCAAAATAACGCGGTCCAACTCGATCCGTTCGGTGCTCTGTGA
- the Lap gene encoding phosphatidylinositol-binding clathrin assembly protein lap isoform X4 codes for MAGQTINDRLLAARHSIAGQGLAKSVCKATTEEMIGPKKKHLDYLLHCTNEPNVSIPQLANLLIERSQNTNWTVVFKALITVHHMLCYGNERFTQYLASSNSTFQLSNFLDKSGVQAGARIGYDMSPFIRRYAKYLNEKALSYRTVAFDFCKMKRGKEVGTLRTMNAEKLLKTLPVLQSQLDALLEFDCTANDLTNGVINMAFMLLFRDLIRLFACYNDGIINLLEKYFDMNKKQCREALDLYKKFLIRMDRVGEFLKVAENVGIDKGDIPDLTKAPSSLLDALEQHLASLEGKKGSAANTPTQSASNRTNVKSGVSALSSTSTAFGTAASNNRLDHTGNGHIDEALRQQALAEEEAAMNQYKAKVQSPSGGPSTNPFLSSPTNNADQPIVDLFGAPQAGAANESQKASDDLLQLAGNPFADMFGAPQTAPAQTAQPQNNMWMTNGNGFAAVPPANNNFVTDNSFSSVFGNQDSQSAGAPGTSGSVPNPFMSDFPSLGGQPPQSNAPAFGLFDQQQQQQAAGGADGSGAIGGDGQQPSQTGDLFGAGGQADLFGGDSAVSMAGDGVAGDHAAETASSANLATGKSSATPPSRPPPPTTTGSSTPPAGQGTAAPGKPGAVNPASNASSKSAFDDLNDSIRMALGGSPSRSAPPVAQQIPTAQQAQQPLQQGFGMFDMAANIPATGQPVMPGGPMIGYGISSQVPAGYGSPAKQPISGDGKSGDNHISAAGQQPNAASTGKVLTGDLDSSLASLAQNLTINKSAQQQVKGMQWNSPKNAAKTGGSVGGWTPQPMAATTGAGYRPMGQGMAQLPPTTLGFPSHAAALGMQGVPMGMQGMRPMMNAMPGGGPGGMMVAGGAAPMMMPNANPMMGANLQQQPQQQPQQPQPAAQPPQNNAVQLDPFGAL; via the exons ATGGCGGGACAGACGATAAACGACAGGCTGCTGGCAGCGAGACACAGCATCGCCGGGCAGGGCCTCGCGAAATCTGTCTGCAAGGCTACCACCGAGGAGATGATAGGCCCCAAGAAGAAACATCTTGACT ATTTACTTCACTGCACGAACGAACCGAACGTGTCGATACCACAGCTGGCGAACCTCTTGATCGAACGGTCGCAAAACACAAATTGGACGGTGGTTTTCAAGGCTCTAATCACGGTGCACCATATGCTCTGCTACGGCAATGAG AGGTTTACACAGTACCTGGCATCCAGCAACAGCACGTTTCAGCTCAGTAATTTTCTCGATAAGAGCGGCGTGCAAG CAGGAGCACGCATCG GCTATGATATGTCACCATTTATCAGGCGATACGCGAAGTACCTCAACGAGAAGGCCCTCTCCTATAGGACCGTGGCGTTCGACTTCTGTAAAATGAAAAGGGG GAAGGAGGTGGGCACCCTGCGCACAATGAACGCTGAGAAATTATTGAAGACTCTGCCGGTGTTGCAGTCGCAGCTGGACGCGCTCTTGGAGTTCGATTGTACAGCGAACGATCTGACGAACGGCGTTATAAACATGGCTTTCATGCTTCTTTTTCGGGACCTGATTCGATTGTTCGCCTGCTACAACGACGGCATTATTAATCTATTAG AAAAGTATTTTGATATGAATAAAAAACAATGCCGCGAGGCCCTGGACTTGTACAAGAAATTTCTTATAAGAATGGATCGGGTCGGTGAATTTTTGAAAGTAGCCGAG AACGTCGGAATCGATAAGGGAGACATACCTGATCTAACAAAG GCCCCAAGTAGTTTACTGGACGCGTTGGAGCAACATCTTGCCTCCCTGGAAGGGAAGAAGGGCTCCGCGGCGAACACGCCCACGCAATCCGCAAG CAATAGAACGAATGTAAAGTCGGGAGTGTCCGCCCTGTCTTCCACCAGTACTGCGTTTGGAACAGCAGCCAGTAATAACCGTCTCGACCACACCGGAAATGGACACATCGACGAAGCACTCAGGCAGCAGGCCCTCGCTGAAGAGGAGGCCGCGATGAACCAGTACAAG GCGAAGGTGCAATCTCCGTCGGGTGGGCCCAGCACAAACCCATTCCTCAGTTCACCGACAAACAATGCCGATCAGCCGATCGTGGATTTGTTTGGCGCACCGCAAGCAGGAGCGGCCAACGAATCTCAG AAAGCGTCGGATGATCTGCTCCAGCTAGCAGGTAATCCGTTCGCGGACATGTTTGGTGCACCTCAGACTGCACCCGCCCAAACAGCGCAGCCACAGAACAACATGTGGATGACTAATGGtaacg GTTTCGCGGCAGTACCACCGGCAAATAATAACTTTGTTACAGATAATAGCTTCTCTTCCGTATTCGGTAATCAAGACTCTCAGTCTG CTGGTGCTCCAGGAACGTCCGGATCCGTACCGAACCCATTCATGTCCGACTTCCCCTCCCTCGGCGGTCAACCACCGCAGTCGAACGCTCCTGCTTTCGGTCTGTTCgatcagcagcagcaacagcaagcTGCTGGTGGAGCAGACGGGAGCGGTGCGATTGGCGGCGACGGTCAACAACCGTCGCAGACCGGAGATCTGTTCGGTGCCGGCGGACAGGCGGACCTCTTCGGAGGTGATTCGGCGGTCTCGATGGCCGGGGACGGGGTCGCCGGGGACCATGCCGCGGAGACAGCGTCCTCGGCGAACCTCGCGACCGGCAAATCGAGTGCAACCCCGCCTTCAAGACCGCCACCTCCCACGACAACCGGTAGCAGCACTCCGCCAGCGGGTCAAGGTACTGCTGCTCCCGGCAAACCCGGCGCTGTAAACCCAGCCTCGAACGCATCCAGCAAGAGCGCTTTCGACGATCTAAACGATAGCATTCGCATGGCACTGGGCGGGTCTCCGTCGCGATCGGCACCCCCTGTCGCTCAACAAATCCCAACCGCGCAACAAGCACAGCAACCTCTGCAACAGGGTTTCGGCATGTTCGATATGGCCGCTAATATACCAGCCACCGGGCAGCCTGTTATGCCTGGTGGACCGATGATCGGCTACGGTATCTCTAGCCAAGTCCCGGCTGGATACGGTTCCCCGGCAAAACAGCCGATCTCAGGTGACGGGAAAT CTGGAGATAATCACATTTCAGCAGCAGGACAGCAGCCTAACGCCGCGTCCACCGGCAAAGTATTGACCGGGGACCTTGACAGCAGTCTCGCCAGCCTTGCCCAGAATCTGACTATCAACAAGAGCGCGCAGCAGCAGGTCAA GGGAATGCAGTGGAACTCGCCTAAGAACGCTGCGAAGACCGGTGGCTCGGTCGGCGGATGGACACCTCAGCCAATGGCAGCGACCACGGGCGCTGGTTATCGTCCAATG GGTCAAGGAATGGCGCAGCTTCCTCCAACTACCCTGGGCTTCCCTAGCCACGCCGCAGCGTTG GGAATGCAAGGTGTCCCAATGGGCATGCAGGGCATGAGGCCGATGATGAACGCAATGCCTGGCGGTGGTCCCGGCGGCATGATGGTTGCAGGAGGAGCCGCGCCAATGATGATGCCCAATGCGAATCCCATGATGGGTGCTAATCTACAACAGCAACCGCAACAGCAACCGCAACAACCTCAGCCTGCTGCGCAACCACCGCAAAATAACGCGGTCCAACTCGATCCGTTCGGTGCTCTGTGA
- the Lap gene encoding phosphatidylinositol-binding clathrin assembly protein lap isoform X7 — MAGQTINDRLLAARHSIAGQGLAKSVCKATTEEMIGPKKKHLDYLLHCTNEPNVSIPQLANLLIERSQNTNWTVVFKALITVHHMLCYGNERFTQYLASSNSTFQLSNFLDKSGVQAGARIGYDMSPFIRRYAKYLNEKALSYRTVAFDFCKMKRGKEVGTLRTMNAEKLLKTLPVLQSQLDALLEFDCTANDLTNGVINMAFMLLFRDLIRLFACYNDGIINLLEKYFDMNKKQCREALDLYKKFLIRMDRVGEFLKVAENVGIDKGDIPDLTKAPSSLLDALEQHLASLEGKKGSAANTPTQSASNRTNVKSGVSALSSTSTAFGTAASNNRLDHTGNGHIDEALRQQALAEEEAAMNQYKAKVQSPSGGPSTNPFLSSPTNNADQPIVDLFGAPQAGAANESQKASDDLLQLAGNPFADMFGAPQTAPAQTAQPQNNMWMTNDNSFSSVFGNQDSQSAGAPGTSGSVPNPFMSDFPSLGGQPPQSNAPAFGLFDQQQQQQAAGGADGSGAIGGDGQQPSQTGDLFGAGGQADLFGGDSAVSMAGDGVAGDHAAETASSANLATGKSSATPPSRPPPPTTTGSSTPPAGQGTAAPGKPGAVNPASNASSKSAFDDLNDSIRMALGGSPSRSAPPVAQQIPTAQQAQQPLQQGFGMFDMAANIPATGQPVMPGGPMIGYGISSQVPAGYGSPAKQPISGFDGIGSVIMPTAVAGDNHISAAGQQPNAASTGKVLTGDLDSSLASLAQNLTINKSAQQQVKGMQWNSPKNAAKTGGSVGGWTPQPMAATTGAGYRPMGQGMAQLPPTTLGFPSHAAALGMQGVPMGMQGMRPMMNAMPGGGPGGMMVAGGAAPMMMPNANPMMGANLQQQPQQQPQQPQPAAQPPQNNAVQLDPFGAL; from the exons ATGGCGGGACAGACGATAAACGACAGGCTGCTGGCAGCGAGACACAGCATCGCCGGGCAGGGCCTCGCGAAATCTGTCTGCAAGGCTACCACCGAGGAGATGATAGGCCCCAAGAAGAAACATCTTGACT ATTTACTTCACTGCACGAACGAACCGAACGTGTCGATACCACAGCTGGCGAACCTCTTGATCGAACGGTCGCAAAACACAAATTGGACGGTGGTTTTCAAGGCTCTAATCACGGTGCACCATATGCTCTGCTACGGCAATGAG AGGTTTACACAGTACCTGGCATCCAGCAACAGCACGTTTCAGCTCAGTAATTTTCTCGATAAGAGCGGCGTGCAAG CAGGAGCACGCATCG GCTATGATATGTCACCATTTATCAGGCGATACGCGAAGTACCTCAACGAGAAGGCCCTCTCCTATAGGACCGTGGCGTTCGACTTCTGTAAAATGAAAAGGGG GAAGGAGGTGGGCACCCTGCGCACAATGAACGCTGAGAAATTATTGAAGACTCTGCCGGTGTTGCAGTCGCAGCTGGACGCGCTCTTGGAGTTCGATTGTACAGCGAACGATCTGACGAACGGCGTTATAAACATGGCTTTCATGCTTCTTTTTCGGGACCTGATTCGATTGTTCGCCTGCTACAACGACGGCATTATTAATCTATTAG AAAAGTATTTTGATATGAATAAAAAACAATGCCGCGAGGCCCTGGACTTGTACAAGAAATTTCTTATAAGAATGGATCGGGTCGGTGAATTTTTGAAAGTAGCCGAG AACGTCGGAATCGATAAGGGAGACATACCTGATCTAACAAAG GCCCCAAGTAGTTTACTGGACGCGTTGGAGCAACATCTTGCCTCCCTGGAAGGGAAGAAGGGCTCCGCGGCGAACACGCCCACGCAATCCGCAAG CAATAGAACGAATGTAAAGTCGGGAGTGTCCGCCCTGTCTTCCACCAGTACTGCGTTTGGAACAGCAGCCAGTAATAACCGTCTCGACCACACCGGAAATGGACACATCGACGAAGCACTCAGGCAGCAGGCCCTCGCTGAAGAGGAGGCCGCGATGAACCAGTACAAG GCGAAGGTGCAATCTCCGTCGGGTGGGCCCAGCACAAACCCATTCCTCAGTTCACCGACAAACAATGCCGATCAGCCGATCGTGGATTTGTTTGGCGCACCGCAAGCAGGAGCGGCCAACGAATCTCAG AAAGCGTCGGATGATCTGCTCCAGCTAGCAGGTAATCCGTTCGCGGACATGTTTGGTGCACCTCAGACTGCACCCGCCCAAACAGCGCAGCCACAGAACAACATGTGGATGACTAATG ATAATAGCTTCTCTTCCGTATTCGGTAATCAAGACTCTCAGTCTG CTGGTGCTCCAGGAACGTCCGGATCCGTACCGAACCCATTCATGTCCGACTTCCCCTCCCTCGGCGGTCAACCACCGCAGTCGAACGCTCCTGCTTTCGGTCTGTTCgatcagcagcagcaacagcaagcTGCTGGTGGAGCAGACGGGAGCGGTGCGATTGGCGGCGACGGTCAACAACCGTCGCAGACCGGAGATCTGTTCGGTGCCGGCGGACAGGCGGACCTCTTCGGAGGTGATTCGGCGGTCTCGATGGCCGGGGACGGGGTCGCCGGGGACCATGCCGCGGAGACAGCGTCCTCGGCGAACCTCGCGACCGGCAAATCGAGTGCAACCCCGCCTTCAAGACCGCCACCTCCCACGACAACCGGTAGCAGCACTCCGCCAGCGGGTCAAGGTACTGCTGCTCCCGGCAAACCCGGCGCTGTAAACCCAGCCTCGAACGCATCCAGCAAGAGCGCTTTCGACGATCTAAACGATAGCATTCGCATGGCACTGGGCGGGTCTCCGTCGCGATCGGCACCCCCTGTCGCTCAACAAATCCCAACCGCGCAACAAGCACAGCAACCTCTGCAACAGGGTTTCGGCATGTTCGATATGGCCGCTAATATACCAGCCACCGGGCAGCCTGTTATGCCTGGTGGACCGATGATCGGCTACGGTATCTCTAGCCAAGTCCCGGCTGGATACGGTTCCCCGGCAAAACAGCCGATCTCAG GTTTTGACGGTATAGGCTCGGTGATAATGCCGACCGCTGTAGCTGGAGATAATCACATTTCAGCAGCAGGACAGCAGCCTAACGCCGCGTCCACCGGCAAAGTATTGACCGGGGACCTTGACAGCAGTCTCGCCAGCCTTGCCCAGAATCTGACTATCAACAAGAGCGCGCAGCAGCAGGTCAA GGGAATGCAGTGGAACTCGCCTAAGAACGCTGCGAAGACCGGTGGCTCGGTCGGCGGATGGACACCTCAGCCAATGGCAGCGACCACGGGCGCTGGTTATCGTCCAATG GGTCAAGGAATGGCGCAGCTTCCTCCAACTACCCTGGGCTTCCCTAGCCACGCCGCAGCGTTG GGAATGCAAGGTGTCCCAATGGGCATGCAGGGCATGAGGCCGATGATGAACGCAATGCCTGGCGGTGGTCCCGGCGGCATGATGGTTGCAGGAGGAGCCGCGCCAATGATGATGCCCAATGCGAATCCCATGATGGGTGCTAATCTACAACAGCAACCGCAACAGCAACCGCAACAACCTCAGCCTGCTGCGCAACCACCGCAAAATAACGCGGTCCAACTCGATCCGTTCGGTGCTCTGTGA
- the Lap gene encoding phosphatidylinositol-binding clathrin assembly protein lap isoform X16 has product MAGQTINDRLLAARHSIAGQGLAKSVCKATTEEMIGPKKKHLDYLLHCTNEPNVSIPQLANLLIERSQNTNWTVVFKALITVHHMLCYGNERFTQYLASSNSTFQLSNFLDKSGVQAGARIGYDMSPFIRRYAKYLNEKALSYRTVAFDFCKMKRGKEVGTLRTMNAEKLLKTLPVLQSQLDALLEFDCTANDLTNGVINMAFMLLFRDLIRLFACYNDGIINLLEKYFDMNKKQCREALDLYKKFLIRMDRVGEFLKVAENVGIDKGDIPDLTKAPSSLLDALEQHLASLEGKKGSAANTPTQSASNRTNVKSGVSALSSTSTAFGTAASNNRLDHTGNGHIDEALRQQALAEEEAAMNQYKAKVQSPSGGPSTNPFLSSPTNNADQPIVDLFGAPQAGAANESQKASDDLLQLAGNPFADMFGAPQTAPAQTAQPQNNMWMTNGNGFAAVPPANNNFVTDNSFSSVFGNQDSQSAGDNHISAAGQQPNAASTGKVLTGDLDSSLASLAQNLTINKSAQQQVKGMQWNSPKNAAKTGGSVGGWTPQPMAATTGAGYRPMGQGMAQLPPTTLGFPSHAAALGMQGVPMGMQGMRPMMNAMPGGGPGGMMVAGGAAPMMMPNANPMMGANLQQQPQQQPQQPQPAAQPPQNNAVQLDPFGAL; this is encoded by the exons ATGGCGGGACAGACGATAAACGACAGGCTGCTGGCAGCGAGACACAGCATCGCCGGGCAGGGCCTCGCGAAATCTGTCTGCAAGGCTACCACCGAGGAGATGATAGGCCCCAAGAAGAAACATCTTGACT ATTTACTTCACTGCACGAACGAACCGAACGTGTCGATACCACAGCTGGCGAACCTCTTGATCGAACGGTCGCAAAACACAAATTGGACGGTGGTTTTCAAGGCTCTAATCACGGTGCACCATATGCTCTGCTACGGCAATGAG AGGTTTACACAGTACCTGGCATCCAGCAACAGCACGTTTCAGCTCAGTAATTTTCTCGATAAGAGCGGCGTGCAAG CAGGAGCACGCATCG GCTATGATATGTCACCATTTATCAGGCGATACGCGAAGTACCTCAACGAGAAGGCCCTCTCCTATAGGACCGTGGCGTTCGACTTCTGTAAAATGAAAAGGGG GAAGGAGGTGGGCACCCTGCGCACAATGAACGCTGAGAAATTATTGAAGACTCTGCCGGTGTTGCAGTCGCAGCTGGACGCGCTCTTGGAGTTCGATTGTACAGCGAACGATCTGACGAACGGCGTTATAAACATGGCTTTCATGCTTCTTTTTCGGGACCTGATTCGATTGTTCGCCTGCTACAACGACGGCATTATTAATCTATTAG AAAAGTATTTTGATATGAATAAAAAACAATGCCGCGAGGCCCTGGACTTGTACAAGAAATTTCTTATAAGAATGGATCGGGTCGGTGAATTTTTGAAAGTAGCCGAG AACGTCGGAATCGATAAGGGAGACATACCTGATCTAACAAAG GCCCCAAGTAGTTTACTGGACGCGTTGGAGCAACATCTTGCCTCCCTGGAAGGGAAGAAGGGCTCCGCGGCGAACACGCCCACGCAATCCGCAAG CAATAGAACGAATGTAAAGTCGGGAGTGTCCGCCCTGTCTTCCACCAGTACTGCGTTTGGAACAGCAGCCAGTAATAACCGTCTCGACCACACCGGAAATGGACACATCGACGAAGCACTCAGGCAGCAGGCCCTCGCTGAAGAGGAGGCCGCGATGAACCAGTACAAG GCGAAGGTGCAATCTCCGTCGGGTGGGCCCAGCACAAACCCATTCCTCAGTTCACCGACAAACAATGCCGATCAGCCGATCGTGGATTTGTTTGGCGCACCGCAAGCAGGAGCGGCCAACGAATCTCAG AAAGCGTCGGATGATCTGCTCCAGCTAGCAGGTAATCCGTTCGCGGACATGTTTGGTGCACCTCAGACTGCACCCGCCCAAACAGCGCAGCCACAGAACAACATGTGGATGACTAATGGtaacg GTTTCGCGGCAGTACCACCGGCAAATAATAACTTTGTTACAGATAATAGCTTCTCTTCCGTATTCGGTAATCAAGACTCTCAGTCTG CTGGAGATAATCACATTTCAGCAGCAGGACAGCAGCCTAACGCCGCGTCCACCGGCAAAGTATTGACCGGGGACCTTGACAGCAGTCTCGCCAGCCTTGCCCAGAATCTGACTATCAACAAGAGCGCGCAGCAGCAGGTCAA GGGAATGCAGTGGAACTCGCCTAAGAACGCTGCGAAGACCGGTGGCTCGGTCGGCGGATGGACACCTCAGCCAATGGCAGCGACCACGGGCGCTGGTTATCGTCCAATG GGTCAAGGAATGGCGCAGCTTCCTCCAACTACCCTGGGCTTCCCTAGCCACGCCGCAGCGTTG GGAATGCAAGGTGTCCCAATGGGCATGCAGGGCATGAGGCCGATGATGAACGCAATGCCTGGCGGTGGTCCCGGCGGCATGATGGTTGCAGGAGGAGCCGCGCCAATGATGATGCCCAATGCGAATCCCATGATGGGTGCTAATCTACAACAGCAACCGCAACAGCAACCGCAACAACCTCAGCCTGCTGCGCAACCACCGCAAAATAACGCGGTCCAACTCGATCCGTTCGGTGCTCTGTGA